In Salvelinus namaycush isolate Seneca chromosome 37, SaNama_1.0, whole genome shotgun sequence, the following are encoded in one genomic region:
- the LOC120030763 gene encoding protein lin-28 homolog A-like, whose product MGSVSNQEFTGVCKTEEDEGPSTEEDSESFHGVGVCKWFNVRMGFGFLSMTNQEGVPLESPVDVFVHQSKLHMEGFRSLKEGEAVEFTFKKSAKGLESQRVTGPEGTHCVGSEKRPKGKSVQKRHSKGDRCYNCGGLDHHAKECKLPPQPKKCHFCQSISHMVANCPIKAQQSSPRSQGKPSSLKGDEEEQGHSPPPPVSSD is encoded by the exons ATGGGTTCTGTTTCTAACCAGGAATTCACAG GAGTCTGCAAGACCGAAGAGGATGAAGGACCAAGTACTGAGGAGGACTCGGAATCTTTCCACGGTGTCGGCGTATGTAAATGGTTCAACGTGCGCATGGGCTTTGGGTTTTTGTCCATGACCAACCAAGAGGGGGTCCCGCTCGAGTCTCCGGTCGATGTGTTCGTCCATCAG aGTAAGCTGCACATGGAGGGCTTCCGCAGCTTGAAGGAGGGGGAGGCGGTCGAGTTCACCTTCAAGAAGTCAGCCAAAGGCCTGGAGTCCCAGAGAGTCACTGGGCCAGAGGGCACACACTGTGTGGGCAGCGAGAAGAGACCCAAAGGCAAGAGCGTCCAGAAACGGCACTCCAAAGGAGATAG GTGCTACAACTGCGGAGGCCTGGACCACCATGCCAAGGAGTGCAAGTTGCCGCCTCAGCCCAAGAAGTGCCATTTCTGCCAGAGCATTTCCCACATGGTTGCCAACTGCCCAATCAAAGCACAGCAGTCCTCGCCACGTTCTCAGGGAAAGCCCTCCTCCTTGAAAGGGGACGAGGAGGAACAAGGCCACTCGCCCCCGCCCCCCGTGAGCTCCGATTGA